A portion of the Collinsella aerofaciens genome contains these proteins:
- a CDS encoding diacylglycerol/lipid kinase family protein, giving the protein MHATDFGRTLIIANPAAQSAAAREVAERLQRFLDMTARASQFDLVLTERMGHAKELAAQAQGYRTVIALGGDGVIHEVVNGLMTQKEDARPALAVLPVGSGNDFAQTLGIDDFSGKDFGTLLTCELQRQDIGRIRSWNPASGSGEATVEYYDQTLSVGIDAAIGLGTTELRKKTGLTGAPLYTLSGLEQFGLRYRNYPMTASFDSTPAERVRAIIMAIQLGPTYGSGYRICPDADPCDGMLDVCYACGPVPRAVALPMFLSAKDGHHTKLPPVRMRRCRHAELTFEEPDYPIQADGEPVVASRIEVDVLGGALQVWRPTR; this is encoded by the coding sequence ATGCACGCAACTGATTTTGGTCGCACGCTCATCATCGCTAACCCAGCCGCCCAGTCGGCTGCGGCACGCGAAGTTGCCGAGCGCCTGCAACGCTTTTTGGACATGACTGCACGCGCATCCCAGTTTGACCTGGTGTTGACCGAACGTATGGGACACGCCAAGGAGCTGGCCGCGCAGGCTCAGGGCTATCGCACCGTTATCGCACTCGGCGGCGACGGCGTGATCCACGAGGTCGTCAACGGGCTTATGACGCAAAAGGAGGACGCCCGCCCCGCTCTTGCCGTCCTGCCCGTGGGCTCCGGCAACGATTTTGCCCAGACGCTCGGCATCGACGATTTCTCCGGTAAGGATTTTGGCACGCTGCTCACTTGTGAGCTGCAGCGTCAAGATATCGGGCGCATTCGCTCATGGAACCCCGCAAGCGGTAGCGGCGAGGCTACCGTTGAGTACTATGACCAGACGCTTTCGGTCGGCATCGATGCCGCCATCGGCCTTGGCACCACCGAGCTTCGCAAAAAGACCGGCTTGACGGGTGCTCCGCTCTACACCCTCTCGGGACTTGAGCAGTTTGGCCTGCGCTATCGCAACTACCCCATGACAGCCAGCTTTGACAGCACGCCCGCCGAGCGCGTGAGGGCGATCATCATGGCGATTCAGCTGGGCCCCACGTACGGCTCGGGCTATCGCATCTGCCCCGATGCCGACCCCTGCGACGGCATGCTCGACGTCTGCTACGCCTGCGGCCCCGTCCCCCGCGCGGTTGCCCTGCCTATGTTCCTCTCGGCCAAAGACGGCCACCACACCAAGCTGCCGCCGGTTCGCATGCGCCGCTGCCGCCATGCCGAGCTCACCTTTGAGGAGCCCGACTACCCCATCCAGGCCGACGGCGAGCCCGTTGTCGCCTCGCGCATCGAGGTCGACGTCCTCGGCGGC
- a CDS encoding chloride channel protein produces MAFTDKPESANEAQDHSQSLDDGGFFSLNDVIMAGRQQLTRSEHLLAADTRRNARNLLASAKLLALVVIVSLAMGVAAWAFLASLNIATDYREHHAWVYALLPVVGIATAWVYKNHGLAAKRGNNLVIDSALGTRLIHMRMAVLTFVCSTLTHLTGGSAGREGAAVQIGGTIASNISSLAHLKKHDHHDLMLAGISSAFGAVFGSPLAGAFFGMEMCFIGKIDYTAGIYCLVASFTGYFTSLALGTEYEANVIASVPNMTPRTVVIVVISAIIFGLTARLFAWSVRTVKSLYGRFIANYLVRALIGALVVLAAYALLDAWDYAGLSTWLSGAGFAGNTTLADAAIKLVVTALTLGAGFQGGEVTPLFGIGAALGGWIGRLTGLDPSFLAALGMLGVFCAGLNVPITTCMMAIDLFHGTAAGFFVIVAFISYLTGGHRGVYPAQRIISPKRRSLIVDEGGTVADAIERHNDLIE; encoded by the coding sequence ATGGCTTTTACCGACAAACCCGAAAGCGCAAACGAGGCGCAGGATCATTCCCAGTCGCTCGACGACGGCGGCTTTTTCTCCCTTAATGACGTCATCATGGCAGGCAGGCAACAGCTCACCCGCTCCGAGCATCTCTTGGCTGCCGACACGCGCCGCAACGCCCGCAACCTACTCGCGAGCGCCAAGTTGCTCGCGCTCGTCGTCATCGTCTCGCTCGCCATGGGCGTTGCCGCTTGGGCGTTTTTGGCCTCGCTGAATATCGCGACCGATTATCGCGAGCACCACGCGTGGGTCTACGCATTGCTTCCCGTTGTGGGCATTGCCACCGCATGGGTGTACAAAAACCACGGCCTTGCTGCCAAACGCGGTAACAACCTGGTCATCGACTCCGCTCTGGGCACACGCCTCATCCATATGCGCATGGCCGTCCTCACCTTCGTCTGCTCTACGCTCACGCACCTAACGGGTGGATCGGCCGGTCGCGAGGGAGCCGCGGTGCAGATTGGCGGCACCATCGCCAGCAACATCTCGAGCCTCGCCCACCTCAAAAAGCATGACCACCACGACCTCATGCTCGCCGGCATCTCGTCGGCCTTTGGCGCCGTATTCGGTTCGCCCCTTGCTGGAGCTTTCTTTGGCATGGAGATGTGCTTTATCGGCAAGATCGACTACACCGCGGGCATCTACTGCCTGGTCGCCTCGTTTACCGGCTACTTTACGTCGCTTGCCTTGGGAACCGAGTACGAGGCGAATGTCATCGCCAGCGTTCCCAACATGACACCACGGACGGTTGTCATCGTTGTTATCAGCGCCATTATCTTCGGCCTGACGGCACGCCTCTTTGCCTGGTCGGTTCGAACCGTCAAAAGCTTGTACGGTCGCTTTATCGCCAATTACCTCGTCCGCGCACTCATAGGCGCACTCGTGGTTTTGGCCGCCTATGCCCTCCTCGACGCCTGGGACTACGCCGGCCTTTCCACGTGGCTTTCCGGCGCAGGATTTGCAGGCAACACTACCCTGGCGGACGCAGCCATCAAGTTGGTCGTCACAGCGCTTACCCTGGGTGCGGGCTTCCAAGGCGGCGAGGTCACGCCCCTGTTTGGCATCGGTGCGGCACTCGGTGGCTGGATCGGTCGCCTTACCGGGCTTGACCCCAGTTTTCTGGCGGCTCTCGGCATGCTCGGTGTGTTCTGCGCCGGCCTCAACGTGCCCATCACCACCTGCATGATGGCCATCGACCTGTTCCACGGCACGGCCGCCGGGTTCTTTGTCATCGTGGCCTTTATCAGCTACCTAACCGGCGGACACCGCGGCGTGTACCCCGCCCAGCGCATCATCTCACCCAAGCGCCGTTCGCTTATTGTGGATGAGGGCGGTACGGTAGCGGATGCTATCGAGCGCCACAACGACCTGATAGAGTAG